A portion of the Brachionichthys hirsutus isolate HB-005 chromosome 6, CSIRO-AGI_Bhir_v1, whole genome shotgun sequence genome contains these proteins:
- the purab gene encoding LOW QUALITY PROTEIN: transcriptional activator protein Pur-alpha (The sequence of the model RefSeq protein was modified relative to this genomic sequence to represent the inferred CDS: inserted 2 bases in 2 codons): MADRDSGSDHGGPTPGPGSLPPGAMGAMSRLQHDTEELASKRVDIQNKRFYLDVKQNVTGRFLKIAEVGAGGNKSRLTLSMSVAVEFRDYLGDFIEHYAQLGPSNPDVVQDEPRRXLKSEFLVXENRKYYMDLKENQRGRFLRIRQTVNRGPGLGSAQGQTIALPAQGLIEFRDALAKLIDDYGVDEEPAELPEGTSLTVDNKRFFFDVGSNKYGVFMRVSEVKPTSTYRNSITVPCKVWSKFGSTFCKYAEEMRKIQERSREKRASDLLPEAPPHGGEDGDDD, from the exons ATGGCGGACAGAGACAGTGGCAGTGACCACGGAGGGCCCACCCCGGGCCCCGGCTCGCTGCCCCCCGGCGCGATGGGCGCCATGTCCCGGCTGCAGCACGACACCGAGGAGCTCGCCTCCAAGCGCGTCGACATCCAGAACAAGCGCTTCTACCTCGACGTGAAGCAGAACGTCACAGGCCGCTTCCTAAAGATAGCCGAGGTCGGCGCTGGGGGGAACAAGAGCCGCCTCACGCTCTCCATGTCGGTCGCCGTGGAGTTCCGCGACTACCTCGGGGACTTTATCGAACATTACGCCCAGCTGGGCCCGAGCAACCCGGACGTGGTGCAGGACGAGCCGCGGC CTCTCAAGAGCGAATTCCTGG CGGAGAATCGGAAATATTACATGGATCTGAAGGAGAACCAGAGGGGGCGGTTCCTGCGGATCCGGCAGACCGTTAACCGGGGGCCCGGGCTCGGGAGCGCGCAAGGCCAGACCATCGCGCTGCCGGCGCAGGGGCTCATCGAGTTCCGCGACGCTCTGGCCAAACTCATCGACGACTACGGCGTGGACGAGGAGCCGGCGGAGCTCCCGGAGGGCACGTCGCTCACCGTGGACAACAAGCGCTTCTTCTTCGACGTGGGCTCCAACAAGTACGGCGTGTTCATGCGCGTCAGCGAGGTGAAGCCCACGTCCACGTACCGGAACTCCATCACGGTGCCGTGCAAAGTGTGGTCCAAATTCGGCAGCACCTTCTGCAAGTACGCagaggagatgaggaagatCCAGGAGCGGAGTAGAGAGAAGCGGGCCTCCGACCTGCTCCCCGAGGCCCCCCCGCACGGAGGGGAGGACGGCGACGACGACTGA